In Coccidioides posadasii str. Silveira chromosome 4, complete sequence, one genomic interval encodes:
- a CDS encoding uncharacterized protein (EggNog:ENOG410PKK7~COG:S) yields MPSTVSVARSWPPAPIVEDEAESVLHEIFEDGSAVNVNRDDVSIVSRGSVDQYPILVPVEVQEPFPALADSNGNHTWNVKASHTTLNAGSAAPRSGSLSRASSISGPHSTKKKTNKVRFAEPVHDRHKPKVQPGWNPLPLELLGSMTNVLEGVEYLSVPASYARESAGAQDHDTYQRRPSRSEVDQLTHNSRRYSQRPAENYNNLDDVRQSTRRLSWNTWEEDQDGNVSWIKERKYEWHSDDEISSYRGTHYKHWRESSRIVTERISTEVSPVRSSSQRYIDAPDRSGDRGAINGSNESVASSTGRRTSTMNGAAASAAKYNNAVYSQRGRTGKDSSRREHSRPPTSRGGSEASSARRGHSVYPQASSNYDDVRAPQSHVSSRSPAAISGTVSRPRSSSDGIRRPVDSPKFSLSPCPRSIPMAGYREWYTFIGLTHLDICPSCASQIEATRFRDLFIPSLPKPADAKIRCSFSQPWARLAFVQTMKLGLNHLELLYQITRPPIGGQPCTGRVPSLQSWYRVSDLETGRTISDFNACSACFRNLSILMPSLRDSFRPGPIGQERICDLRTDSTRFIQYLDLFDAAVTRSFHDPHRYIDLRDFIRYAKRKNKMYDCPRDHIVVGSWHYIPELPEFTICEDCYDDVVWPIANGPIANRITRTLQRLPGGGKQASCYLYSPRMRAKFREAVKLGDFGSLKAAVLKRYGVETKFRERKKLLLEDVARGYDRDRDLRLNAEGWKRNE; encoded by the coding sequence ATGCCTTCCACAGTGTCCGTTGCGCGGAGCTGGCCTCCTGCGCCTATTGTTGAAGACGAGGCAGAATCGGTTCTCCATGAGATTTTTGAGGATGGCTCTGCTGTTAATGTGAACAGAGATGATGTTTCCATAGTATCCCGAGGATCTGTTGATCAGTATCCCATTCTTGTTCCTGTGGAGGTGCAGGAACCCTTCCCGGCGTTGGCCGACTCAAATGGGAATCACACTTGGAATGTCAAAGCAAGTCATACAACGCTGAATGCCGGGTCTGCAGCCCCTCGTTCTGGCTCTCTGAGTCGTGCCTCTTCTATTTCTGGACCACACTCCaccaagaagaagacgaacaAGGTCCGCTTTGCGGAGCCGGTTCATGATCGCCACAAGCCAAAAGTCCAGCCTGGTTGGAACCCATTACCTTTAGAACTCCTCGGATCTATGACTAATGTTCTTGAAGGAGTCGAGTATCTTTCAGTGCCAGCGAGTTATGCCAGAGAATCTGCTGGCGCACAGGATCATGACACCTACCAACGTCGCCCCTCTCGCTCCGAGGTGGATCAACTCACTCATAACTCTCGACGATACTCGCAACGGCCTGCCGAAAACTATAACAATCTTGATGATGTCCGGCAATCTACCCGACGGTTAAGCTGGAACACATGGGAGGAGGACCAGGATGGTAATGTTTCCTGGATCAAGGAGAGAAAATACGAATGGCACAGTGATGATGAAATCTCCTCTTACCGCGGGACCCATTACAAGCACTGGAGAGAATCTAGCCGGATTGTTACTGAGAGAATATCCACTGAGGTCTCGCCAGTCAGATCATCCTCACAACGATATATTGATGCCCCTGACCGCTCGGGAGACCGGGGTGCGATCAACGGTTCCAACGAGAGTGTTGCCAGTTCTACCGGTCGTCGAACTTCGACAATGAATGGGGCTGCTGCTTCAGCAGCTAAATACAATAACGCTGTATACTCTCAGAGAGGCAGAACAGGAAAAGATTCGTCGCGGAGAGAGCATTCTCGGCCTCCAACTTCTCGCGGTGGCTCGGAAGCATCTTCGGCGCGGCGAGGTCACTCAGTTTATCCTCAAGCATCCTCAAACTATGATGATGTCCGTGCGCCACAATCGCACGTATCCTCCCGGTCTCCTGCAGCCATTTCTGGCACAGTTTCTCGGCCTCGAAGCTCAAGCGATGGAATCCGACGCCCAGTAGATAGCCCGaaattctctctctcaccTTGCCCAAGGTCGATTCCAATGGCTGGCTACCGCGAGTGGTACACGTTTATTGGCCTGACCCATCTTGATATCTGCCCTTCATGCGCGAGTCAAATTGAAGCAACTCGCTTCCGTGATTTGTTTATTCCCAGTCTTCCAAAGCCCGCCGATGCAAAAATTCGGTGCTCTTTCAGCCAGCCATGGGCTCGACTAGCATTTGTTCAGACAATGAAACTCGGACTCAATCATCTAGAGTTGTTATACCAAATTACTCGACCTCCAATCGGCGGCCAGCCTTGTACCGGCCGAGTACCTTCGCTACAATCTTGGTATCGCGTCTCAGATCTCGAGACGGGACGAACCATCTCAGACTTCAACGCATGCTCAGCCTGTTTCCGTAACCTATCGATCCTCATGCCATCCCTCCGCGATTCATTCCGACCCGGTCCCATCGGACAAGAACGTATCTGCGACCTTCGCACCGACAGCACTCGATTTATCCAGTATCTCGACCTGTTCGACGCCGCTGTGACACGCAGCTTCCATGATCCGCACCGCTACATCGACCTACGCGACTTCATCCGCTACGCCAAGCGCAAGAACAAGATGTACGACTGCCCACGAGACCATATCGTCGTTGGATCCTGGCATTATATCCCCGAACTCCCTGAATTTACCATCTGCGAAGACTGCTATGATGATGTGGTCTGGCCGATTGCCAACGGTCCCATCGCGAACAGGATCACCCGCACCCTGCAACGCCTCCCTGGCGGCGGAAAGCAGGCGAGTTGCTATCTGTATAGCCCACGTATGCGAGCCAAGTTTCGGGAAGCAGTGAAGCTGGGCGATTTTGGGTCCCTGAAAGCTGCAGTGCTAAAACGCTATGGTGTGGAGACGAAGTTCCGTGAGAGGAAGAAGCTACTGCTCGAAGACGTTGCGAGGGGCTACGATCGCGACAGAGACTTGAGACTTAATGCTGAGGGTTGGAAGAGGAACGAGTAG
- the ZTA1 gene encoding NADPH:quinone reductase (EggNog:ENOG410PFIW~COG:Q~BUSCO:9653at33183) encodes MTSILHLSHRAGPILRLQNPLLSRICPRATPTPSTTGSFLQASRYLRTMAGITIPTTQAAIQISRTGGPEVLEYHNSLPVPTPGPGEVLIKNNLSGVNYIDTYFRTGLYQSPKPEILGREGAGIIVALGPGPNPQGFKVGDRVAWLNTGGYAEYSVAQAEKRVVRIPEGISDEQALSVLLSGITTLSLVKEAYPVQKGDWILVHAAAGGAGFLMTQMLKDIGAKVIGTAGGPEKVELVKSLGADVVIDYKSPEGANWLEKVMEVTGGEGVAAVYDSVGKDTWENSIKAVKRKGTMVFFGNASGPVPPLNIQLLSAKNIKVLRTSLFGYIATQEEFDYYTNELFNMVKSGKLKTRLHKIYPLEQAAQAHIDLEGRKTTGKLLLRP; translated from the exons ATGACATCAATTCTCCATTTGTCACATCGAGCGGGGCCTATCCTGCGACTACAAAACCCTCTGCTCTCCCGCATCTGTCCCAGGGCAACACCAACACCCTCCACGACCGGATCCTTTCTCCAAGCATCTAGATATCTTCGCACCATGGCCGGAATCACCATCCCCACCACCCAAGCAGCCATCCAAATCTCCCGCACGGGCGGGCCTGAAGTCCTTGAATACCACAACTCCCTGCCCGTCCCCACCCCTGGCCCAGGCGAAGTCCTGATCAAAAACAATCTCTCCGGCGTAAACTACATTGACACATACTTCCGCACGGGGCTCTACCAGTCCCCCAAGCCCGAAATCCTCGGCCGCGAAGGAGCAGGGATCATCGTGGCGCTCGGTCCCGGACCCAACCCGCAGGGCTTCAAGGTCGGCGACCGCGTTGCCTGGCTGAACACAGGTGGCTATGCCGAGTACTCCGTGGCTCAGGCGGAGAAGAGGGTGGTGAGGATCCCTGAGGGTATCTCCGATGAGCAGGCGCTCTCTGTGTTGTTGAGCGGGATCACAACGCTTTCGTTGGTGAAGGAGGCATATCCTGTGCAGAAGGGTGATTGGATCTTGGTGCATGCTGCGGCGGGGGGTGCGGGATTTCTCATGACGCAGATGCTGAAGGATATTGGGGCCAAGGTCATTGGGACGGCGGGCGGGCCGGAGAAAGTGGAGCTGGTGAAGAGCTTGGGTGCGGATGTGGTGATTGACTATAAGTCTCCCGAGGGAGCTAATTGGCTTGAGAAAGTCATGGAGGTCACTGGTGGTGAGGGTGTCGCGGCGGTTTATGATTCGGTGGGCAAGGATACGTGGGAGAACAGCATCAAAGCCGTTAAGCGCAAGGGAACCATGGTGTTCTTTGGCAATGCGAGTGGCCCTGTTCCTCCATTAAATATCCA GCTCCTCTCTGCGAAGAATATCAAGGTTCTCCGCACCTCTCTATTCGGCTACATCGCTACCCAGGAGGAATTCGACTATTATACGAATGAGCTTTTCAACATGGTCAAATCCGGAAAGTTGAAAACTAGACTTCACAAGATCTACCCCTTGGAGCAGGCTGCTCAAGCACATATT GATCTCGAAGGCCGAAAAACGACCGGCAAACTTCTCTTGAGGCCGTAA
- the RSM19 gene encoding mitochondrial 37S ribosomal protein uS19m (EggNog:ENOG410PR40~COG:J), with translation MFFTRALCKRSVWKGPNIVPLPLPRTIPPPPGTPAIKTNARSATILPNFVGLRFAVHNGKDHVDVFITEEMVGRKLGEFVPTRKRFLHQPSKNS, from the exons ATGTTCTTCACACGCGCTCTTTGCAAACGGTCCGTATGGAAAG GACCGAATATCGTCCC TCTTCCTCTCCCGCGCACTATACCTCCACCACCAGGCACACCCGCCATCAAGACGAATGCGCGGTCCGCCACCATCCTGCCTAATTTCGTGGGTCTAAGGTTCGCGGTGCATAATGGCAAGGACCATGTCGATGTGTTTATAACGGAAGAGATGGTGGGGAGGAAGCTGGGGGAGTTTGTGCC GACGAGGAAGAGATTCTTGCATCAACCTTCGaaaaattcttga
- a CDS encoding uncharacterized protein (EggNog:ENOG410PNVU~COG:K): MAESKSPPSSGQQTDVAQQPSHPEPQTQAIPESSEAPSGSATPANNQQVTAEAAETASAPPSLPQPSQPQQPQEQQNPVPQASEPATTPDTTGLTRHASAGDDVEMSTDPNDSTPHQHQHQQQRQQQQQEDVVMGGTETATGSSASGGGNNNAAANGATAGATATLEANGLGGNMLNGIDSIAPPTKKHTSLREFLGQMDEYAPIIPDAVTAHYLTIAGLPPPGNGPNQTPPHLARLLALATQKFIADIAADAYQYSRIRASNSSSSNNPMGAINVTAGLNVAAGQGGNVAGGSGQGGSGGGEQQGKGKSGAAGLHLGVQRAGFGGGGQGGGQGKTVLTMEDLGMAVGEYGVSVKRGEFYR; this comes from the exons ATGGCCGAATCAAAATCGCCGCCTTCCTCAGGCCAACAAACTGACGTCGCACAACAACCATCACACCCGGAACCACAGACTCAGGCGATACCAGAGTCGTCAGAGGCTCCTTCAGGATCTGCCACCCCAGCAAATAATCAACAGGTCACCGCAGAAGCAGCAGAGACTGCATCGGCACCACCATCGCTGCCGCAACCGTCACAGCCACAGCAGCCGCAGGAGCAGCAAAATCCCGTGCCTCAGGCATCAGAACCCGCGACCACACCAGACACAACCGGGTTGACACGACATGCTTCGGCTGGTGATGATGTTGAGATGAGCACGGATCCTAACGACAGTACACcgcaccagcaccagcaccagcaacaacgccagcagcagcagcaggaaGACGTAGTCATGGGCGGAACTGAGACTGCCACTGGCTCTAGTGCCAGCGGCGGAGGGAACAACAATGCAGCGGCAAATGGAGCAACTGCCGGTGCGACTGCAACGTTGGAGGCTAATGGCCTTGGAGGGAATATGCTGAATGGAATAGATTCGATCGCACCGCCGACTAAAAAGCATACTAGCCTACGGGAGTTCCTGGGACAGATGGATGAATACGCTCCTATC ATTCCCGACGCCGTAACAGCTCACTATCTCACTATCGCCGGTCTCCCACCTCCCGGCAACGGGCCCAACCAAACCCCACCCCATCTCGCCCGCCTCCTCGCCCTTGCAACTCAGAAATTCATCGCCGACATTGCTGCAGATGCATACCAATATTCTCGCATCAGAGCATCCAATAGCTCCTCATCAAATAACCCCATGGGCGCAATCAACGTGACTGCAGGCCTCAACGTGGCTGCTGGTCAGGGCGGCAATGTTGCTGGAGGCAGCGGACAAGGCGGATCGGGTGGTGGAGAACAGCAAGGCAAGGGAAAGAGCGGCGCAGCGGGTTTGCACCTGGGAGTTCAGAGAGCTGGTTTTGGCGGTGGTGGACAGGGAGGCGGACAGGGAAAGACCGTGCTTACGATGGAAGACCTCGGTATGGCGGTCGGAGAGTACGGGGTGAGTGTGAAGAGAGGAGAGTTCTATCGATGA
- a CDS encoding uncharacterized protein (EggNog:ENOG410PQIH~COG:S~BUSCO:7051at33183), with the protein MASESPSGSPSIAETLSTAAPIDLPYRPKPGAALDKPSALNGPKSEPENDADDEENAGAGGEVAEMKRKKKKKKRKPGKSKKKPSGYEEYYVDTPMTPAEYEEEKKLYDESLSAIHRLETCIQRYETKRRMNSERRDIFLKYLSYGGVNVGPKMFEGNDQKDLQRLDSEDIVTATAQTNIPEDRAHWDVDFEAVAKGFLSSVIPRFIGLETEQQVDLVTSTIKNFLNYVIYHDVCPEHRENIMAARTICDKAKDQLWKAQQANTAAPGDFNMACSTLFGGSYFGAYTGDQEWSKGLESAGMPGMTARKVVKFGIAGAGTYEQAERFRDLVHASRISGKLVHEDGFEILSITPASPEIKQFYREYAPDLNPLAKMRARAWRNPDLPAEDLPKGETPKYLTEDGSGNPAEFEFFIEDNLLKFYFVGMKIEAHVRELNSGIHYFDNVFAMYCAFHTVLPNEAMIGWKEPKDIRPDHLCWEAPYDSKEDMEETAVAEEEVE; encoded by the exons ATGGCATCTGAATCTCCTTCTGGCAGCCCATCTATCGCAGAGACACTGTCTACTGCTGCGCCTATTGACTTGCCGTATCGCCCAAAACCGGGAGCCGCATTGGATAAACCTTCAGCTCTGAACGGGCCCAAAAGTGAGCCTGAGAATGATGCAGACGACGAGGAGAACGCCGGTGCGGGAGGTGAAGTCGCAGAgatgaaaaggaaaaagaagaaaaagaaaagaaagccgGGCAAGTCTAAG AAGAAACCATCTGGGTATGAAGAATACTATGTCGATACTCCGATGACACCAGCTGAATatgaggaggagaagaaattATATGATGA GTCCCTTTCCGCAATTCA TCGTCTTGAAACCTGCATCCAGCGCTATGAGACCAAACGTCGAATGAACTCGGAGCGCAGAGATATCTTCTTGAAATATCTGTCATATGGAGGCGTCAATGTCGGTCCAAAAATGTTCGAAGGAAATGatcaaaaagatcttcaGCGTCTAGACTCGGAGGATATAGTCACGGCCACAGCCCAGACAAACATTCCTGAGGATCGCGCTCACTGGGATGTCGATTTTGAAGCCGTTGCCAAGGGATTCCT CTCCTCCGTCATCCCGCGATTCATCGGCCTTGAGACCGAACAACAAGTTGATCTAGTGACGAGCACGATCAAGAACTTTCTCAATTATGTTATATACCATGACGTCTGCCCCGAACATAGAGAAAACATCATGGCTGCACGCACAATCTGCGATAAAGCGAAGGACCAGCTCTGGAAAGCCCAACAGGCGAATACAGCCGCGCCGGGGGACTTCAACATGGCCTGCTCTACCTTGTTCGGTGGTTCATACTTTGGCGCCTACACAGGTGACCAGGAATGGAGCAAAGGCCTAGAATCCGCTGGCATGCCTGGAATGACGGCACGAAAAGTTGTCAAGTTTGGCATCGCGGGTGCCGGCACCTACGAACAAGCAGAGCGTTTCCGCGACCTTGTGCACGCCAGTAGAATCTCAGGAAAGCTTGTTCATGAAGATGGATTCGAAATATTATCGATTACCCCGGCCAGTCCAGAAATCAAACAGTTTTACCGTGAGTACGCACCGGATCTTAACCCACTCGCAAAAATGCGAGCTCGAGCCTGGCGTAATCCGGATCTACCAGCAGAAGACCTTCCAAAGGGAGAGACTCCAAAGTATTTGACTGAAGATGGATCTGGAAATCCGGCTGAGTTTGAGTTTTTCATCGAGGACAACCTTCTCAAGTTTTATTTCGTGGGCATGAAAATTGAGGCGCATGTGCGTGAGCTTAATAGTGGCATTCATTACTTTGACAATGTCTTTGCGATGTACTGTGCGTTTCATACCGTCTTACCAAACGAAGCTATGATAGGGTGGAAAGAACCAAAAGATATCCGGCCTGATCACCTCTGCTGGGAGGCGCCCTATGATTCTAAGGAAGATATGGAAGAAACTGCGGTAGCGGAGGAGGAAGTGGAATAA
- a CDS encoding uncharacterized protein (EggNog:ENOG410QDKF~COG:I,K,T~BUSCO:7927at33183), which produces MSESSNPRGQKAARLHEDSFIAFDHAAAGHDGVLCHADGSLIAKPCTQHEITFYESCATHLEFLRYIPTFMGTLTAAPQESLNLPVQQIGETSIALTSTEASGTDTPLTPELSQHPKAISITKSTSQPEPEWVPSGGRKLDTGLSIVLENIASGFKRPCVLDVKLGARLWADDATPSKRAKLDEVSKQTTSSSLGFRIAGMKVWIGGENDYPSEEEDTLVPVDNHIPSSIDDEVKEKVNIAESAGYRRYDKYYGRAFNKQNVKLGIKAFLGSAKTEGTDYSKIIAKRLALEIRGMQSMLENEESRMYSASVLLVYEGSAKALEQALVEEDKKKAEGSSEIGTEAGEEGDGIMDLASMADLDPQAAQKLAAQSTINIEIGPEDIASFGELDEDEEEPKKVHDARLIDFAHAQWTPGQGPDENALQGLRSLAQILEELAEG; this is translated from the exons ATGTCGGAATCATCAAACCCCAGAGGCCAGAAGGCCGCGAGGCTGCATGAAGACAGCTTTATTGCTTTTGATCATGCCGCCGCTGGACA TGACGGCGTTCTTTGCCATGCCGACGGCTCCCTTATCGCCAAACCCTGCACCCAACACGAGATTACATTCTACGAATCTTGCGCCACCCACCTTGAATTCCTCCGCTATATCCCAACGTTCATGGGCACACTGACCGCTGCACCTCAAGAGTCTCTCAATTTGCCTGTACAGCAGATTGGCGAGACATCCATTGCTCTTACGTCCACGGAAGCATCTGGCACTGACACTCCTCTGACTCCCGAATTGTCTCAACACCCCAAAGCTATTTCCATAACCAAATCAACGTCACAGCCGGAACCGGAATGGGTGCCCTCTGGTGGCCGCAAGCTGGACACTGGTCTCTCTATTGTACTGGAAAACATCGCCAGTGGCTTCAAAAGACCCTGTGTACTGGACGTGAAACTCGGTGCCAGGCTGTGGGCTGACGATGCGACCCCGAGCAAAAGAGCAAAGTTAGACGAGGTGTCGAAGCAAACCACTAGTTCAAGCTTGGGATTCCGTATTGCTGGGATGAAAGTCTGGATTGGGGGAGAAAATGACTATCCgagtgaagaagaagacacgCTCGTCCCGGTAGATAACCATATTCCGTCCAGTATTGACGATGAAGTTAAAGAAAAAGTGAATATCGCCGAGTCTGCTGGGTATAGACGCTacgacaagtactatggcCGAGCGTTCAACAAACAGAACGTGAAGCTAGGAATTAAAGCTTTCCTTGGCAGTGCCAAAACCGAAGGCACAGATTACTCCAAAATAATTGCTAAAAGATTGGCGTTGGAAATCCGAGGCATGCAGTCCATGCTTGAAAATGAAGAGAGCCGGATGTACTCTGCTAGTGTCCTCCTTGTCTACGAGGGAAGCGCCAAAGCCCTCGAACAAGCCCTGGTTGAAGAGGACAAGAAGAAGGCCGAAGGCTCTTCGGAGATCGGCACTGAAGCTGGAGAGGAAGGTGATGGAATCATGGACTTAGCTTCAATGGCAGATCTAGATCCTCAAGCTGCACAGAAATTAGCGGCTCAGAGCACGATCAACATAGAGATTGGACCTGAGGATATTGCCAGCTTTGGAGAACTCGACGAGGATGAAGAGGAACCTAAGAAGGTACACGATGCCCGTCTAATAGATTTTGCGCACGCGCAATGGACTCCTGGGCAAGGCCCCGATGAGAATGCTCTTCAAGGTCTCCGTAGCCTAGCTCAGATACTGGAGGAGCTGGCGGAGGGTTAA